The proteins below are encoded in one region of Brevundimonas fontaquae:
- a CDS encoding glycosyltransferase family 4 protein yields MKIAQITPLYEAVPPKLYGGTERVVAHLTDALVELGHDVTLFASADAQTKARLVPVRDQAIRLDPAPLKSDLAAHLSMLGEVLDRADEFDVIHFHTDMVHFPLFQKYADKTLTTLHGRLDMKDLPGVYARWSEFGLVSISDDQRKPLHFANWKATVHHGMPGEQYIFSPKSEGYLAFLGRISPEKRPDRAIEIATKLGKQLKIAAKVDAADKRYWEETIRPLVEGNPLIEFIGEIGDHQKSAFLGGAEALLFPIDWPEPFGLVMIEAMACGTPVIAFRCGSTPEVIEDGATGFLVDTMEQAIAAAGRVHLLDREAVRARFDLRFSATAMARRYLDVYGDLLARRPFAEAALDNVVTPLRPLEEDRSFAAIA; encoded by the coding sequence ATGAAAATCGCGCAGATCACCCCGCTGTACGAGGCTGTCCCTCCCAAGCTGTACGGCGGTACGGAGCGTGTGGTTGCGCATCTGACCGACGCCTTGGTCGAGCTGGGCCACGACGTGACGCTGTTCGCCAGCGCCGACGCCCAGACCAAGGCGCGCCTAGTGCCTGTGCGCGATCAGGCCATCCGCCTGGATCCGGCGCCGTTGAAATCCGATCTCGCCGCCCACCTGTCGATGCTGGGCGAAGTGTTGGACCGCGCCGACGAGTTCGACGTCATCCACTTCCACACCGACATGGTCCACTTCCCGCTGTTCCAGAAATATGCGGACAAGACCCTGACGACCCTGCACGGCCGTCTGGATATGAAGGACCTGCCCGGCGTCTACGCGCGCTGGAGCGAGTTCGGCCTGGTCTCCATCTCCGACGATCAGCGCAAGCCGCTGCATTTCGCCAACTGGAAGGCCACCGTCCATCACGGCATGCCCGGCGAACAATATATCTTCTCTCCGAAGTCTGAGGGCTATCTGGCCTTCCTGGGTCGCATCTCGCCCGAGAAACGCCCCGACCGCGCCATCGAGATCGCCACCAAACTGGGCAAGCAACTGAAGATCGCCGCCAAGGTGGACGCCGCCGACAAACGCTATTGGGAAGAGACGATCCGCCCGCTGGTCGAGGGCAATCCGCTGATCGAGTTCATCGGCGAGATCGGCGACCATCAGAAATCCGCCTTCCTCGGCGGCGCCGAAGCCCTGCTCTTCCCCATCGACTGGCCCGAGCCGTTCGGCCTGGTGATGATCGAGGCCATGGCCTGCGGCACCCCGGTGATCGCCTTCCGTTGCGGCTCGACGCCCGAGGTCATCGAAGACGGCGCCACAGGCTTCCTGGTCGACACGATGGAGCAGGCGATCGCTGCGGCCGGGCGCGTCCATCTGCTGGATCGCGAGGCCGTGCGCGCGCGCTTTGACCTGCGCTTCTCCGCCACCGCCATGGCGCGCCGCTACCTGGACGTCTACGGCGACCTACTGGCGCGCCGTCCGTTCGCGGAAGCCGCGTTGGACAATGTCGTCACCCCGCTGCGTCCGCTCGAAGAAGACCGCAGCTTCGCCGCCATCGCCTAA
- a CDS encoding site-specific DNA-methyltransferase, whose protein sequence is MSDLKTDVIHRGDCIEVLKSLPDASVDMVFADPPYNLQLGGDLLRPDNSKVDAVDDDWDKFASFAEYDAFTRAWLAECRRVLKPEGSIWVIGSYHNVFRLGSAIQDLGFWVLNDIIWRKSNPMPNFKGTRFTNAHETLIWAAKSRDQKRYTFNYDALKAFNEDTQMRSDWTFALCTGEERIKDADGKKAHPTQKPEALLHRVLLSATRPGDVILDPFFGTGTTGAAAKRLGRHYIGIERDETYAEVAETRIASVIPARPEDLMVTGSKRAEPKVPFGALVEAGLLQPGDRLYCPKGEREARVRADGSLVHGSLSGSIHKLGALLENAPACNGWTYWRFKTDQGLKSIDALRSEVRAAM, encoded by the coding sequence ATGTCCGATCTGAAGACCGACGTCATTCATCGTGGCGACTGCATCGAGGTGCTGAAGAGCCTGCCCGACGCCTCGGTGGACATGGTCTTCGCCGATCCGCCCTATAATCTGCAGCTGGGCGGCGACCTGCTGCGTCCCGACAACTCCAAGGTCGATGCGGTCGATGACGACTGGGACAAGTTCGCCAGCTTCGCCGAATACGACGCCTTCACCCGCGCCTGGCTGGCGGAATGCCGCCGGGTCCTGAAGCCCGAGGGTTCTATCTGGGTGATCGGCAGCTATCACAACGTCTTCCGCCTGGGGTCCGCGATCCAGGACCTGGGCTTCTGGGTGCTGAACGACATCATCTGGCGCAAGTCCAACCCGATGCCGAACTTCAAGGGCACCCGGTTCACTAACGCCCATGAGACCCTGATCTGGGCCGCCAAGTCGCGGGATCAGAAGCGCTACACCTTCAACTACGATGCGCTGAAGGCCTTCAACGAAGACACCCAGATGCGCTCCGACTGGACCTTCGCCCTGTGCACGGGCGAGGAGCGGATCAAGGACGCCGACGGCAAGAAGGCCCATCCGACCCAGAAGCCCGAGGCCCTGCTGCACCGTGTCCTGCTGTCGGCGACGCGCCCCGGCGACGTGATCCTGGATCCCTTCTTCGGCACCGGCACTACCGGCGCCGCCGCCAAGCGGCTGGGCCGCCACTACATCGGCATCGAGCGTGACGAGACCTATGCCGAGGTCGCCGAAACCCGCATCGCCTCGGTCATCCCTGCCCGCCCCGAGGACCTGATGGTCACCGGCTCCAAGCGCGCCGAGCCCAAGGTCCCGTTCGGCGCCCTGGTCGAGGCCGGCCTGCTGCAACCCGGCGACCGCCTGTATTGCCCCAAGGGTGAGCGCGAGGCGCGTGTTCGCGCAGATGGTTCGCTGGTTCACGGCTCGCTCAGCGGCTCGATTCATAAGCTGGGCGCGCTGTTGGAAAACGCGCCTGCCTGTAACGGCTGGACCTACTGGCGCTTCAAGACCGACCAGGGGCTGAAATCCATCGACGCCCTCCGCTCCGAAGTTCGCGCTGCGATGTAG
- a CDS encoding catalase: MAKNAKPAGAPIIGKAGEVHQTASTPETRLTTNHGTPISDNQNSLKAGPRGSTLLEDFILREKIQHFDHERIPERIVHARGSAAHGFFELTDSLSEFTTAKILTEVGKKTELFTRFSTVAGGAGSVDTPRDVRGFAVKFYTTQGNWDLVGNNIPVFFIQDAIKFPDLIHSVKMEADKGYPQAASAHDTFWDFIGLMPESMHMVMWAMSDRGIPRSLRMMEGFGVNTFRLINAEGQATLVKFHWRPKLGTQSTCWDEAVKIAGADPDYHRRDLYEAIDQGDFPEWEFGVQLFTQDQADALPFDILDATKLVPEEDYPIRVIGRMVLDRNPDNFFAETEQVAFLPTNIVPGIDFSEDPLLQGRLFSYQDTQLSRLGTVNFHQIPINQAKGCPFRNFQRDGHMQMAVPKGRANYEPNSLSEAGEDGGPREDPKGGFRTAPIPVEREKVRLRAESFADHYSQARLFFRSQTEIEQAHLASAIVFELSKVSLAHVRERVLANLQNVDETLAQRVADGLNLPLPKASDPGVAPIDLDASPSLRIVGKYPDTLKGRKVAILVADGSDGAVVDAVKAAVEGDGGSVFIVAPKIGGAKLKGGKALAADGQLAGSPSVLFDAVAIVLSDDGCAQLLKEGAAVDFAKDAFGHLKAVGHTPEAQPLLDKAGIEPDAGVIDLSKNAEAFLVPARTRQWDREPKVRMLA; this comes from the coding sequence ATGGCCAAGAACGCAAAGCCGGCCGGCGCGCCGATAATCGGCAAAGCCGGCGAGGTGCACCAGACCGCCTCGACGCCTGAGACCCGCCTGACCACTAATCACGGGACGCCGATCAGCGACAATCAGAACTCGCTCAAGGCCGGCCCGCGCGGCTCGACCCTGCTGGAAGACTTCATCCTCCGCGAGAAAATCCAGCATTTCGACCACGAGCGTATCCCTGAGCGGATCGTCCATGCCCGCGGCTCGGCCGCCCACGGCTTCTTCGAACTGACCGACAGTTTGTCGGAGTTCACCACGGCCAAGATTCTGACCGAGGTGGGCAAGAAGACCGAGCTGTTCACCCGTTTCTCGACCGTGGCCGGCGGCGCGGGTTCGGTGGATACGCCGCGCGACGTGCGCGGCTTTGCGGTCAAATTCTATACGACCCAAGGCAACTGGGATCTGGTTGGCAACAACATCCCCGTCTTCTTCATCCAGGACGCGATCAAGTTCCCCGACCTGATCCACTCAGTAAAGATGGAGGCCGACAAGGGCTATCCCCAGGCGGCCAGCGCCCACGACACCTTCTGGGACTTCATCGGCCTGATGCCCGAGAGCATGCATATGGTCATGTGGGCCATGTCCGACCGCGGCATCCCGCGCAGCCTGCGCATGATGGAAGGTTTCGGCGTCAACACCTTCCGGCTGATCAACGCCGAGGGCCAGGCGACCCTGGTCAAGTTCCACTGGCGGCCAAAGCTGGGCACGCAATCCACCTGCTGGGACGAGGCGGTCAAGATCGCCGGCGCCGACCCCGACTATCACCGTCGCGACCTGTATGAGGCCATCGATCAGGGCGACTTCCCCGAATGGGAGTTCGGCGTGCAACTGTTCACCCAGGACCAGGCCGACGCCCTGCCCTTCGACATTCTGGACGCCACCAAGCTGGTGCCGGAAGAGGATTATCCGATCCGCGTGATCGGCCGCATGGTGCTCGACCGCAACCCGGACAACTTCTTCGCCGAGACCGAACAGGTCGCCTTCCTGCCGACCAACATCGTGCCGGGCATCGATTTTTCGGAAGACCCGCTGCTGCAGGGGCGGCTGTTTTCCTATCAGGACACCCAGTTGTCGCGTCTTGGCACGGTCAACTTCCACCAGATCCCGATCAACCAGGCCAAGGGCTGCCCCTTCCGGAACTTCCAGCGCGACGGGCATATGCAGATGGCGGTGCCGAAGGGCCGCGCCAACTATGAGCCCAACAGCCTGTCCGAGGCGGGCGAGGACGGCGGCCCGCGTGAAGATCCCAAGGGCGGCTTCCGCACCGCGCCCATCCCGGTCGAGCGCGAAAAGGTCCGGCTGCGCGCCGAAAGCTTCGCCGACCACTACAGCCAGGCACGGCTGTTCTTCCGCTCCCAGACCGAGATCGAACAGGCCCATTTGGCCAGCGCCATCGTCTTTGAACTGTCCAAGGTGTCGCTCGCTCACGTTCGCGAGCGTGTTCTGGCCAATCTGCAGAACGTCGATGAAACCCTGGCCCAGCGGGTCGCAGACGGCCTGAACCTGCCCCTGCCCAAGGCGTCCGACCCCGGTGTGGCGCCCATCGATCTGGACGCCTCGCCTTCCTTGCGCATCGTCGGCAAATATCCCGACACCCTGAAGGGCCGAAAGGTCGCCATCCTGGTCGCCGACGGTTCGGACGGTGCGGTCGTCGACGCCGTGAAGGCGGCGGTTGAAGGCGACGGCGGCTCGGTCTTCATCGTCGCGCCCAAGATCGGCGGGGCCAAGCTGAAGGGCGGCAAGGCCCTGGCCGCAGACGGGCAACTGGCCGGCAGCCCGTCGGTCCTGTTCGACGCCGTCGCCATCGTCCTGTCCGACGACGGCTGCGCCCAATTGCTGAAGGAAGGCGCCGCGGTCGATTTCGCCAAGGACGCCTTCGGTCACCTCAAAGCCGTTGGCCACACCCCCGAAGCCCAGCCCCTGTTGGACAAGGCGGGCATCGAGCCGGACGCCGGGGTGATCGACCTGTCCAAGAACGCCGAGGCCTTCCTCGTCCCCGCCCGCACCCGCCAGTGGGATCGCGAGCCCAAGGTGCGCATGCTGGCCTGA
- the murB gene encoding UDP-N-acetylmuramate dehydrogenase, translated as MIALPEVRGKLLRNEPLAPYTWFRVGGAAEALFIPADAEDLADFLKALDPAVPVTVLGVGSNVIVRDGGVEGVVIRLAGRSWAQITTDGDTVTAGAGALDSMVAKASAKAGIAGLEFYAGIPGTIGGALTMNAGCYGSETKDVLVSAWGLTQAGERVDYDLADFGYTYRHSRAPADIIWIEATYRGTTDEPEAVAARISEITSRRETTQPIREKTGGSTFKNPKGHSSWKLVDEAGWRGKLHAENGGGAKFSDLHSNFMINPGEATAADIEGLGEAVRADVLAKTGVQLEWEIKRIGRR; from the coding sequence GTGATCGCTCTGCCCGAAGTGCGCGGCAAGCTGCTGCGGAACGAGCCGCTCGCGCCCTATACCTGGTTCCGGGTGGGTGGGGCGGCCGAGGCCCTGTTCATACCGGCGGACGCCGAGGATCTGGCGGACTTCCTGAAGGCGCTGGACCCGGCCGTGCCGGTGACGGTTCTGGGCGTCGGATCGAACGTCATCGTCCGTGACGGCGGGGTCGAGGGCGTGGTGATCCGCTTGGCGGGCCGCTCGTGGGCGCAGATCACAACAGACGGCGACACAGTCACGGCCGGCGCGGGCGCGCTGGACTCGATGGTCGCCAAGGCCAGCGCCAAGGCTGGAATCGCCGGGCTTGAATTCTACGCCGGCATTCCGGGCACGATCGGCGGCGCCCTGACCATGAACGCCGGCTGCTATGGCTCCGAAACCAAGGACGTGCTGGTTTCGGCCTGGGGGCTGACGCAGGCGGGCGAGCGGGTCGATTACGATCTGGCCGACTTCGGCTACACCTATCGGCATTCCCGGGCGCCGGCCGATATCATCTGGATCGAAGCGACCTATCGCGGCACGACCGACGAACCCGAGGCGGTGGCGGCCCGGATCTCCGAGATCACCAGCCGTCGCGAGACCACCCAGCCCATCCGCGAGAAAACGGGCGGCTCGACGTTCAAGAACCCCAAGGGCCACTCGTCGTGGAAGCTGGTGGATGAGGCCGGCTGGCGCGGCAAGCTGCACGCCGAAAACGGGGGAGGGGCCAAGTTCAGCGACCTGCACTCCAACTTCATGATCAATCCCGGCGAGGCGACCGCCGCCGATATCGAAGGCCTGGGCGAGGCGGTTCGCGCCGATGTGCTGGCCAAGACCGGCGTTCAGCTGGAGTGGGAAATCAAGCGGATCGGGCGACGCTGA
- the mutY gene encoding A/G-specific adenine glycosylase, whose product MPDVSPDIDLIRSRLLAWYDAHARSLPWRAAVGAPRTEPYRVWLSEVMLQQTTVPHATPYFHAFTTRWPTVSDLAAAEDAEVMGAWAGLGYYARARNLLACARAVAGEHGGVFPDTEAALLALPGVGAYTAAAVASIAFDRAANVVDGNVERVMARLFAVETPVPAARPELRRLAGLFVTDERPGDWAQALMDLGATVCRPKSPSCGTCPVASECLGLATGDPARFPVKIKKADRPHWRGVAYVLIDDQRRVAVETRPEKGLLGGMLGLPTSDWAIGEPVAAAPVEADWRDAGAVEHVFTHFSLTLAVMTARVDADGDYRWMPIEAARAALPTVFAKALDRASAPDLFG is encoded by the coding sequence ATGCCTGACGTCTCTCCCGACATAGACCTGATCCGCTCCCGGCTCCTGGCCTGGTACGACGCCCATGCGCGCAGCCTGCCGTGGCGGGCCGCCGTCGGCGCGCCGCGGACCGAGCCATACCGCGTCTGGTTGTCGGAGGTCATGCTGCAGCAGACGACCGTGCCGCATGCGACGCCGTATTTCCACGCCTTCACCACGCGCTGGCCGACGGTCTCGGACCTGGCGGCGGCCGAGGATGCGGAGGTGATGGGGGCCTGGGCGGGGCTGGGCTACTATGCGCGCGCGCGCAATCTGCTGGCCTGTGCGCGGGCGGTGGCGGGCGAGCATGGCGGCGTGTTTCCGGACACCGAGGCGGCGCTGCTCGCGCTGCCGGGCGTCGGCGCCTATACGGCCGCAGCCGTCGCCTCCATCGCCTTCGACCGGGCGGCCAATGTCGTGGACGGCAATGTCGAGCGGGTGATGGCGCGGCTGTTTGCGGTCGAGACGCCGGTCCCCGCCGCCCGGCCCGAGCTGAGGCGGCTGGCGGGCCTGTTCGTCACGGACGAGCGGCCGGGCGATTGGGCTCAGGCGCTGATGGATCTGGGCGCGACGGTTTGCCGGCCCAAGTCGCCATCTTGCGGGACGTGTCCGGTGGCCAGCGAATGCCTGGGTCTTGCCACGGGCGACCCGGCCCGGTTTCCGGTGAAGATCAAGAAGGCCGACCGGCCGCATTGGCGGGGCGTGGCCTATGTGCTGATCGACGACCAAAGGCGTGTCGCGGTCGAGACGCGACCCGAAAAAGGGCTGCTCGGCGGAATGTTGGGCCTGCCGACCAGCGACTGGGCGATAGGCGAGCCTGTTGCCGCAGCGCCGGTCGAGGCCGACTGGCGCGACGCGGGGGCTGTGGAGCACGTCTTCACCCACTTCAGCCTGACGCTGGCGGTGATGACCGCGCGCGTCGATGCGGACGGCGACTATCGCTGGATGCCGATCGAGGCGGCGCGGGCCGCCCTGCCGACGGTCTTCGCCAAGGCGCTGGATCGGGCGAGTGCCCCCGATCTCTTCGGCTGA
- a CDS encoding DUF721 domain-containing protein has protein sequence MRRTLPTDAEVREILSRRRTRPVPRPAPRAGKALTPLIKKLDEQFGRGAGALEPRWREIVGDRLARVTRPQKLTKGKGGQPGVLELRVAGAAALLIQHQSEDILARVNLFLGAGTVDRLRIAQGPVAPLKEAAARPKRSAKPPPLPAKAEADLAASIASAPDDLRAALARLGRVALSRPSIDSE, from the coding sequence ATGCGCCGCACGCTGCCCACAGACGCCGAGGTCCGCGAGATCCTGTCTCGCCGCCGCACCCGTCCGGTCCCCCGACCGGCGCCGCGCGCGGGCAAGGCGCTGACGCCCCTGATCAAGAAGCTGGACGAGCAGTTCGGCCGGGGCGCAGGCGCGCTGGAGCCCCGCTGGCGTGAGATCGTCGGCGATCGCCTGGCGCGCGTGACCCGTCCTCAGAAACTGACCAAGGGTAAGGGCGGGCAGCCCGGCGTGTTGGAGTTGCGCGTCGCCGGCGCCGCCGCCCTGCTGATCCAGCACCAGTCCGAGGACATCCTGGCCCGCGTCAACCTGTTCCTGGGCGCCGGGACGGTGGATCGATTGCGCATCGCCCAGGGTCCGGTCGCCCCTTTGAAGGAGGCCGCCGCCCGTCCCAAACGCAGCGCCAAGCCGCCGCCCCTGCCCGCCAAGGCCGAGGCCGATCTGGCCGCATCGATCGCTTCAGCCCCCGACGATCTGCGCGCCGCCCTGGCCCGGCTGGGCCGCGTCGCCCTGTCGCGCCCCAGCATCGACAGCGAGTGA
- a CDS encoding amylo-alpha-1,6-glucosidase — translation MDDAYSTQLTAGESVEATGLEQLMALKEGDTFLVADGWGDMKGGADGLFAGDTRVLSRWAMTVGLLKPSRLSSGVSQDNVFFSCHTTNRPLPPMGGRSAPAGVLHIERRRFLWNRRMFERIRMVNHGVEDILLPLAFDFGADFFDIFQVRGTPRAKRGTIHTPTTDGRRVTFRYTGLDDVDRSSCIAFSEPPARLTHQRAEFMFSLPKGRSLDLFIECGVDACETPDADRWRQNAIQARLAMRAKRRRGASVRGPRSPRFNDWLDQSRADMALLTTDLPTGPYPYAGTPWFSTPFGRDGIISAWQMLWLDPSLAKGVLTYLASRQATETSLYRDSQPGKIMHETRGGEMSALHEVPFGLYYGGVDTTCLFVALAGAYANRTGDLDLIRKLWPNLIAAADWMRDYGDSNNDGLIDYQRGADTGLSNQGWKDSEDSIFHADGRFPKGPIALLEVQGYAFAAWKALGDLGERLHDDRTTEWRMRAEQVRSLVEEKFWMEDEGFYAVALDGDGQQCRAIASNAGHLLFTGLPSLERARRVTKRLLTAEFRTGWGIRTLEVGQARFNPMSYHNGSVWPHDTAMAAAGMAAYGERDAVAQILAEIYAAAAHFHLRLPELFCGFPREPGEPPIAYPVACLPQAWAAGSVFLMLQATLGLSIDAWTETVDLADPVLPAGLDRLKITGLEVGGAVVDLNIQHADGRAVVIPHHKQGKVSIRTLR, via the coding sequence ATGGACGACGCCTATTCCACTCAACTGACCGCCGGTGAATCGGTCGAGGCCACGGGTCTCGAACAGCTGATGGCGCTAAAGGAAGGCGATACCTTCCTGGTCGCCGACGGATGGGGCGACATGAAGGGCGGCGCCGACGGCCTGTTCGCAGGCGATACCCGCGTGCTGTCGCGCTGGGCCATGACCGTCGGCCTGCTGAAGCCATCGCGCCTGTCGTCGGGCGTCAGCCAGGACAACGTCTTCTTCTCCTGCCACACCACCAACCGTCCCCTACCCCCGATGGGCGGTCGATCGGCCCCGGCCGGCGTCCTGCATATCGAGCGCCGGCGTTTCCTTTGGAACCGGCGGATGTTCGAGCGCATCCGCATGGTCAACCATGGGGTGGAGGACATCCTGCTGCCGCTGGCCTTCGATTTCGGCGCGGACTTCTTCGATATCTTTCAGGTGCGCGGCACGCCTAGAGCCAAGCGCGGGACGATCCACACGCCGACCACCGACGGTCGCCGCGTGACCTTCCGCTACACCGGGCTGGACGACGTGGACCGGTCCAGCTGCATCGCCTTTTCCGAACCGCCCGCGCGCCTGACGCATCAGCGCGCCGAGTTCATGTTCAGCCTGCCCAAGGGCCGCTCTCTGGATCTGTTCATCGAGTGCGGCGTGGACGCCTGCGAGACGCCGGACGCCGACCGTTGGCGCCAGAACGCCATCCAGGCCCGCCTGGCCATGCGCGCCAAACGCCGGCGCGGCGCCTCGGTGCGCGGCCCTCGCAGCCCCCGATTCAACGACTGGCTGGACCAGTCGCGCGCCGACATGGCGCTGTTGACGACCGACCTGCCGACCGGGCCCTATCCCTACGCGGGCACACCGTGGTTCTCGACCCCATTTGGCCGCGACGGGATCATTTCGGCCTGGCAAATGCTGTGGCTGGACCCGTCGCTGGCCAAGGGCGTGCTGACCTATCTGGCCTCGCGCCAGGCGACCGAGACCTCGCTCTATCGAGACAGCCAGCCCGGCAAGATCATGCACGAGACGCGCGGCGGTGAGATGAGCGCGCTGCACGAGGTGCCGTTCGGTCTCTACTATGGCGGGGTCGACACCACCTGCCTGTTCGTGGCCCTGGCCGGCGCCTACGCCAACCGGACCGGCGATCTGGATCTGATCCGAAAGCTCTGGCCCAACCTGATCGCGGCCGCCGACTGGATGCGCGACTATGGCGACAGCAACAATGACGGCCTGATCGACTACCAGCGCGGGGCCGACACCGGCCTGTCCAACCAGGGCTGGAAGGACTCTGAGGATTCCATCTTCCACGCCGACGGTCGCTTCCCCAAAGGTCCGATCGCGCTTTTGGAGGTTCAGGGCTACGCCTTCGCCGCCTGGAAAGCGCTGGGTGATCTGGGCGAGCGCCTGCACGACGATCGCACGACCGAATGGCGGATGCGCGCCGAACAGGTCCGCTCGCTGGTCGAGGAAAAGTTCTGGATGGAAGATGAGGGCTTCTATGCCGTGGCCCTCGACGGCGACGGCCAGCAATGTCGCGCCATCGCCTCCAACGCCGGGCACCTGCTGTTCACCGGCCTGCCGTCGCTGGAACGCGCGCGGCGCGTCACCAAACGCCTGCTGACCGCCGAGTTCCGCACCGGCTGGGGCATCCGCACCCTGGAGGTCGGACAGGCCCGCTTCAATCCGATGAGCTATCACAACGGCTCGGTCTGGCCGCACGACACCGCCATGGCCGCCGCCGGCATGGCCGCCTATGGCGAGCGCGATGCGGTCGCGCAAATCCTGGCCGAGATCTACGCTGCGGCCGCCCACTTCCACCTGCGGCTGCCCGAACTGTTCTGCGGCTTCCCGCGTGAGCCGGGCGAGCCGCCCATCGCCTATCCGGTCGCCTGCCTGCCCCAGGCCTGGGCGGCGGGATCGGTCTTCCTGATGCTTCAGGCGACCCTGGGCCTGTCGATCGACGCCTGGACCGAGACGGTCGATCTCGCTGACCCGGTCCTGCCCGCCGGTCTGGATCGTCTCAAGATCACCGGCCTGGAAGTCGGCGGCGCCGTTGTCGATCTGAATATCCAGCACGCCGACGGTCGCGCCGTGGTCATCCCGCATCACAAGCAGGGCAAGGTTTCGATCCGCACGTTGCGATAG
- the murC gene encoding UDP-N-acetylmuramate--L-alanine ligase — translation MIARLRPVPFDLGPVHFVGIGGIGMSGIAEIMLKIGYSVQGSDAKASANTERLEQLGAKIFIGHDAAHVGEGVSAVVYSTAVKADNPEMKAARERRIPLVRRAEMLAELMRLQFSIAVGGTHGKTTTTSMVAALLDAAGLDPTVVNGGIINAYGTNAKVGDGDWIVVEADESDGSFLRLKSTVAIVTNIDPEHLDHYGDFDGVRKAFVDFVENIPFYGFAAVCLDHPEVQKLVAAIDNRRLVTYGTNPQAMVRAENCQMGPDGARFDVVIQNGETHRIEGLHLPMAGWHNVSNALAAIAVARELDVSDDAIRTGLAGFGGVKRRFTTTGVVGGVRIVDDYGHHPVEIAAVLKAARQVTEGRVIAVVQPHRYTRLRDLMDEFSTCFSDADSVIVADVYPAGEQPIEGVDKHALADGVRRYGHRHVQALENAAVLPRLIKDEAKSGDVVVLLGAGDITSWAYGLPAQLEALA, via the coding sequence ATGATCGCACGCCTTCGCCCCGTCCCGTTCGACCTCGGTCCCGTTCATTTCGTCGGCATCGGCGGCATCGGCATGAGCGGCATCGCCGAGATCATGCTGAAGATCGGCTATTCGGTGCAGGGCTCTGACGCTAAGGCCAGCGCCAATACCGAGCGGCTGGAACAGCTGGGCGCCAAGATATTCATCGGCCACGACGCCGCCCATGTGGGCGAAGGCGTGTCGGCGGTGGTCTATTCGACGGCGGTCAAGGCCGACAATCCCGAGATGAAGGCGGCCCGCGAGCGCCGCATCCCGCTGGTGCGCCGGGCCGAGATGCTGGCCGAGCTGATGCGGCTGCAATTCTCGATCGCGGTCGGCGGCACACACGGCAAGACAACCACGACCTCGATGGTGGCGGCCCTGCTGGATGCGGCGGGCCTGGATCCCACGGTGGTCAACGGCGGCATCATCAACGCCTATGGCACCAACGCCAAGGTCGGCGACGGCGACTGGATCGTGGTGGAGGCGGACGAGTCGGACGGCAGCTTCCTGCGCCTGAAATCGACGGTGGCCATCGTCACCAATATCGATCCCGAACATCTGGATCACTACGGCGACTTCGACGGGGTGCGGAAGGCGTTCGTGGATTTCGTCGAGAACATCCCCTTCTACGGGTTCGCCGCAGTCTGCCTGGACCATCCGGAGGTGCAGAAGCTGGTCGCGGCCATCGATAACCGGCGCCTCGTCACTTACGGCACGAACCCGCAGGCCATGGTGCGGGCTGAAAACTGCCAGATGGGACCGGACGGCGCGCGTTTCGACGTTGTGATCCAGAACGGCGAGACACACCGCATCGAAGGTCTGCACCTTCCGATGGCCGGCTGGCACAATGTGTCGAACGCCCTGGCCGCCATCGCTGTGGCGCGGGAACTGGACGTGTCGGACGACGCGATCCGCACCGGTCTGGCCGGGTTCGGCGGGGTCAAGCGGCGCTTTACCACCACCGGCGTCGTGGGCGGCGTCCGCATCGTCGACGACTATGGCCACCACCCGGTCGAGATCGCCGCCGTGCTGAAGGCCGCACGCCAGGTGACGGAAGGTCGCGTCATCGCGGTGGTTCAGCCGCACCGCTACACGCGCCTGCGCGATCTGATGGACGAGTTCTCGACCTGCTTCTCGGACGCCGACAGCGTGATCGTCGCCGACGTCTATCCCGCCGGCGAACAGCCGATCGAAGGGGTGGACAAGCACGCCCTGGCCGACGGGGTGCGCCGCTACGGCCACCGTCACGTCCAGGCCTTGGAGAACGCCGCCGTCCTGCCACGCCTGATCAAGGACGAGGCCAAATCCGGCGACGTCGTCGTGCTGCTGGGCGCCGGCGACATCACCAGCTGGGCCTATGGCCTGCCGGCGCAGCTGGAGGCTCTGGCGTGA